The Bartonella sp. HY328 genome contains the following window.
TTATTGGAAGCATCCAACAATTCACCCGAAAGACGATCAATCATTGTTGTCTCATTACGCGAACGAGCCGCATTGATAAGCCAACGAATTGCCAAAGCTTGGCGACGATCTGGACGAACATCAACAGGAACCTGATATGTTGCACCACCAACACGGCGTGAACGAACCTCAACATGAGGAGAAACATTTTCAAGAGCCTGATGAAACAAAGCAACAGGCTCTGATTTTGCCTTAGCTTCAATAGCATCCAAAGCGCCATAAACGATACGCTCTGCCACAGACTTCTTACCGTCAAACATAACGGCATTCATGAATTTTGTAATAACCAAATCACCAAACTTTGGATCTGGATTAATTTCGCGCTTTTCAGCTTTATGACGACGGGACATATTATCGGTCTCTCAATCTTACTTCGGACGCTTCGCGCCATACTTGGAACGGCGCTGCTTACGATTCTTAACACCCTGCGTATCAAGAACACCACGAATGATGTGATAACGCACACCTGGAAGATCCTTAACACGACCCCCACGAATCATCACAACAGAGTGCTCTTGAAGATTATGCCCCTCACCAGGGATATAACCGATAACCTCAAATCCATTCGTTAGACGCACCTTAGCAACCTTACGAAGAGCCGAGTTAGGCTTCTTTGGGGTCGTTGTATAAACACGTGTACAAACGCCACGCTTTTGCGGATTGGCCTGCAAAGCAGGAACCTTATTACGCTTCACCGACGCTACACGCGGCTTGCGGATCAACTGGTTTACGGTAGGCATTGAACCTTCCTCTACTAAAAACTCTTCAAATAACCCAAAAGGGCTGCTTCACACATGCAAAAAAACCGGACACAACCACAACTGCAGCTCGCCCGACAAAAACAGAGGAAGCCAGAGGCTTCATGCAATGCATGCACATATACAAATTATGTAAAACCAACCCTGTTTGAAGCTAATTTCTTAGCAAGACGCCTAGAAAAAGGCCGCTTCACATTGGTTTAGATGGGCTTCTGATACATGGATTATAGCATCGCGTCAAGTGCAATATGTGTAAAACTCGGCTTTTTTTGCGTATTTTCTCGTTTTTTTTCAGCTTTTATTATAAAACTGAAATATGGTTAATGCGAAGTTAAGGTGATTTATGGTTTTTGAATAGAATATCGTAATAGCGAGTCGATTTTCACAAAAGCAAGAAAATAAGTAAGTATCATAATTAAGCCAATAGTCATAATTTTACGGCGCAAAAGCGCTTCCCCTTGGCAGTGATTAATGGCGTGATGTAGTAAATTGGGCTTGCTCTTTTCTGGACATGCGCTTTAAAATGCAACTACAATAATATACCGCCCCACAAAATGGTAAGGACGCTATGAAAATCGCAACTTGGAATATTAACGGCGTAAAAGCGCGAATTGAAAACTTACTTGTTTGGCTAAAGCAAGATTCACCTGATATTGTGTGTTTACAAGAAATAAAAAGTATTGATGAAGCGTTTCCACGTTCGCAGATTGAAGATCTTGGCTACCATGTCGAAACTCATGGCCAAAAAAGCTTTAATGGGGTGGCTTTATTATCAAAAAAATCGCCCGACGAAGTACTGCGCGGACTGCCCGGCAATGATAGTGACGAGCAGGCTAGATTTATTGAGGGGGTATTTTCAACTGCTACCGGCCCCATCCGTGTTGCTAGCCTATATTTACCTAATGGCAATCCTGTTGATACGGAGAAATATCCTTATAAATTAGCTTGGATGGAACACCTTGCAAACCTTACAAAAGAAAGACTTACCTTTGAGGAACCCTTCATACTTGCCGGCGATTATAATGTTATCACCAATCCAATTGATGCAAAATCACCTGAAAAATGGATAAACGACGCCTTGTACTTACCACAAACAAAAGCTGCCTTTCGTAAAATTATCAATTTGGGCATGCAAGACGTTATTAGAATGGCAACTAATGATCCGGTTTATAGTTTTTGGGATTACCAAGCTGGTGCATGGCCGAAAAATGAAGGTATCCGCATTGATCATTTTCTAGCCTCACCAGAAGCAATTGATAAAATAACTGCCTGCGGAATAAGCAAAAGCCTCCGCGGTTGGGATAAACCGTCGGATCATGTTCCCGTTTGGATTGATATCAAAGACTGATAAAAGCAGACAATATTTTGCTTGACGGCAACACGGTTAAATAACTGACTCCCCCAAAAAATTGCATTATTGTTGCAACTTAAAGACGAAAAACACCCAAAAGCGCATAAATTTATAGGTCATTTTAGAGTCTGGCTTATTTGACAACCCAATACCACCCAAACAAATATCGTAACTGCTTTACATAAAACCTTAAACAGAAACGGAAAAGGGCGCGAAAACTCCAAAAAATATTGCTCCAATAACAAATTTATAGATCAATCGAACAAGCGCCCTTCTCACCCTCGTAGATGAGTATATTGAATTTATTTCTGTATTTAGAAGTAAAAAGTGGCTATTGAAAAAAAACTACAAATAACGGTAGCGATATTGAGATATCGTTAGTTGTAAAGATACGAGATAAATATCAAAAAGTATTAATACCAAACGCATTAATATAAACATCCCGCAAATTTGGCTATGCATAGATATATCATTTTATCACGATATTATCGATGATGAAGTTTCAAAAGTAAGAATAGATTTTATAGACATTCAAAAATTGCCCATTTATACCCAATTCAACCATATCTTCGGGCTGATTTAAAGATATCAGTAAAGCGCGGGATAAATTAAAATCACAACCAATAAAATCCAGTACACAAACAAAAATTTATAAAAAATGTGAATAAAAATTTAGATTGCCATCAGCTTACATAACCAACTAAATTGTCTATGACATTAAAAACTTAGATGTAAATATTGAGATAAAATATATTAATCTCTATGAATAAAACTTTGACATAAATGTATAAGATTAATAGCGGTATCAATGGAAAAATTTCAACGCTACCCCAAACACCTAATGTAAGACAAGTAAAAAACTTACAGAAAAACAGCACTCTATCACAGTTTTTACAAAGCTATTTAAGCAGGCCGTTTCTGAAAATTACCATTGGCAAACATTATTTACACATTACAACAAAAAGCAACCATTCTTACACTTCATGTTTATGCGCAGATTGGTTACAATCCGCTTAACACAACAATATCCTATAATTACAGATAAATGGTTATATTTTAGCCGTCCACCTCACCTATATCAACAAATTATAATATTATTTATCTGCTTAAGTGCATGATATTTAGCACTAGGGCGTATTTATTTTTTTTAAAGGGCTTATTTTTCTTTCGTAAATGTGCCACTATTTTTTCAAAGGTCATTCGCCTTTGGAACAAAATGATAACGTCGATCGTCATATTTAGGAGGAAATTCATGAAAAAGGCATTTATCGCCTTTGCTGCTACTGCCCTATTTGGCCTTAGCGCTGCGGCACAAGCACAAACTGCCGACACACTTGAAAA
Protein-coding sequences here:
- the xth gene encoding exodeoxyribonuclease III, whose translation is MKIATWNINGVKARIENLLVWLKQDSPDIVCLQEIKSIDEAFPRSQIEDLGYHVETHGQKSFNGVALLSKKSPDEVLRGLPGNDSDEQARFIEGVFSTATGPIRVASLYLPNGNPVDTEKYPYKLAWMEHLANLTKERLTFEEPFILAGDYNVITNPIDAKSPEKWINDALYLPQTKAAFRKIINLGMQDVIRMATNDPVYSFWDYQAGAWPKNEGIRIDHFLASPEAIDKITACGISKSLRGWDKPSDHVPVWIDIKD
- the rpsL gene encoding 30S ribosomal protein S12, whose product is MPTVNQLIRKPRVASVKRNKVPALQANPQKRGVCTRVYTTTPKKPNSALRKVAKVRLTNGFEVIGYIPGEGHNLQEHSVVMIRGGRVKDLPGVRYHIIRGVLDTQGVKNRKQRRSKYGAKRPK
- the rpsG gene encoding 30S ribosomal protein S7 translates to MSRRHKAEKREINPDPKFGDLVITKFMNAVMFDGKKSVAERIVYGALDAIEAKAKSEPVALFHQALENVSPHVEVRSRRVGGATYQVPVDVRPDRRQALAIRWLINAARSRNETTMIDRLSGELLDASNNRGSAVKKREDTHRMAEANRAFSHYRW